The Engystomops pustulosus chromosome 1, aEngPut4.maternal, whole genome shotgun sequence genome has a window encoding:
- the LOC140124821 gene encoding paraneoplastic antigen Ma1 homolog, with amino-acid sequence METLTEREVTTWCEEMCIGDEKSFALCGKFFHASDDEILQIVNELPGVTHAKVVDRRGDEDTPFPAALIATDKILEREYFASVIAVPPEHGRQWKIIWPMRPAVIGQQDPNTQHRRPSLPPTPLSARSEETPASADMLVAAMERLVSQFAKIQPESSYRRLRTFSGITPTPAGEEGYDTWRDVSLQYLQEWQCTDAVKKQRIVESLKGPAMEVVQAAWRSDPNATFQDYMAALEDAFGTPEDATDLLYKLRTTYQEPGEKLSDYLYRLDKLVHRIVSKGGLSSQDVDRYRLDQVLRGALTNDPTAQRLRCCDKEKVPPSFHRLLKEVRQEEAIMAAREQTSKRVTAATLKAEPSREEEELLKIIEKQAVNKFLNS; translated from the coding sequence ATGGAGACTTTAACAGAGAGAGAAGTGACCACATGGTGTGAGGAGATGTGCATTGGTGATGAAAAAAGTTTTGCCTTGTGTGGTAAATTCTTTCATGCATCTGATGATGAGATACTGCAGATAGTGAATGAACTTCCTGGTGTCACCCATGCAAAGGTGGTTGATCGCAGGGGTGATGAAGATACACCATTCCCAGCAGCATTAATAGCAACTGATAAGATTTTGGAAAGAGAATACTTTGCATCAGTTATAGCTGTGCCGCCAGAACATGGTAGGCAATGGAAAATCATATGGCCTATGAGGCCTGCAGTGATTGGGCAACAGGATCCAAACACACAGCATAGGAGGCCTAGTTTACCTCCTACCCCACTATCTGCCAGATCTGAAGAAACACCAGCTTCTGCTGACATGCTGGTAGCAGCTATGGAAAGGTTAGTGAGTCAGTTTGCAAAGATTCAGCCAGAGTCAAGCTATCGCCGTTTGAGGACTTTCTCAGGTATCACTCCAACCCCAGCCGGTGAAGAGGGGTATGACACATGGAGAGATGTGTCCCTGCAGTACCTGCAAGAGTGGCAGTGCACAGATGCGGTAAAGAAGCAGAGGATAGTGGAGAGTTTGAAGGGTCCAGCTATGGAGGTAGTGCAGGCTGCTTGGCGAAGTGATCCTAATGCAACTTTTCAAGACTATATGGCTGCTCTTGAGGATGCTTTTGGGACTCCAGAAGATGCAACAGACCTTCTTTATAAGCTCCGCACCACTTACCAGGAACCGGGTGAGAAATTATCTGACTATCTTTACCGACTGGACAAACTAGTTCACAGAATTGTGTCCAAAGGCGGGCTCAGTTCTCAAGATGTGGACCGGTACCGTTTGGATCAAGTACTGCGAGGTGCTCTCACCAATGATCCCACTGCTCAAAGACTAAGGTGCTGCGACAAAGAGAAGGTTCCTCCTTCCTTCCATCGGTTGCTGAAAGAAGTAAGACAGGAAGAAGCTATTATGGCAGCCCGAGAGCAAACATCCAAAAGAGTCACTGCTGCTACTCTAAAGGCTGAGCCaagccgggaggaggaggagcttctaAAAATCATTGAGAAGCAAGCAGTCAACAAATTTCTCAACTCCTAA